A genome region from Patescibacteria group bacterium includes the following:
- the raiA gene encoding ribosome-associated translation inhibitor RaiA yields the protein MQIKVRAKNLNLDEKMKSYIEEKIGSLAKFLNDIQLARVEVALNKRHRKGNVFYAEVMLEIRGNRFYTKEEAQDLYAAIDICREEMIQEIRKFKTKMRDKKRGEERSWKRWVKIWRWRK from the coding sequence ATGCAAATCAAAGTCAGAGCGAAAAATTTAAATCTGGATGAGAAAATGAAGAGTTATATTGAAGAAAAAATCGGGTCTCTCGCTAAGTTCTTGAATGATATTCAGCTGGCGCGGGTAGAAGTGGCGCTCAATAAACGTCACCGCAAGGGCAATGTTTTTTACGCGGAAGTGATGCTGGAAATAAGGGGCAATCGTTTTTATACCAAAGAAGAAGCCCAGGATCTGTATGCCGCTATTGATATTTGCCGAGAGGAAATGATTCAAGAGATTCGCAAATTTAAAACCAAGATGCGGGATAAAAAGCGCGGCGAGGAGAGAAGCTGGAAGAGGTGGGTGAAGATATGGCGTTGGCGTAAATAA